From the genome of Streptacidiphilus rugosus AM-16, one region includes:
- a CDS encoding glucose PTS transporter subunit EIIB — protein MASKAEKIVAGLGGIDNIEEVEGCITRLRTEVKDSSLVDEAALKAAGAHGVVKMGTAIQVVIGTDADPIAADIEDMME, from the coding sequence ATGGCCAGCAAGGCTGAGAAGATCGTCGCGGGACTCGGCGGCATCGACAACATCGAAGAGGTCGAAGGCTGCATCACCCGCCTGCGCACCGAGGTCAAGGACTCCTCCCTCGTCGATGAGGCCGCGCTCAAGGCCGCGGGGGCACACGGCGTCGTGAAGATGGGCACCGCGATCCAGGTCGTCATCGGCACCGACGCGGACCCGATCGCCGCCGACATCGAAGACATGATGGAGTGA
- a CDS encoding NF041680 family putative transposase, with product MSLPLVPSAGDALGLLSRFRVEFYDCLYARADSLFELTDAVLCVDSPVKTLVELSLAVEHRRGHGALYAALDRGWLEPTRLRRTLANLPLPRAADGRIVLAVDVSNWLRPDAPTSSDRLFCHCYGRGGRASDQFVPGWPYSFVAAVERGRTSWVALLDAVRLGPADDATAVTATQLRDVVERLIAAGHWKETEGDILIVMDAGYDGARLAHVLADLPVEIVVRLRSDRVMLRDPGPPRSTARGGRPRRHGGVLTFARPETWHTPDATSRTETTRYGKAEALAWDHMHPRLQRRGPWLEYTDAELPVLHGTLIRLQVERLPGEREAKPLWLWSSAAALTSAEMDVRWQAFLRRFDLEHTFRFLKQTLGWTAPKIRHPDGADLWTWLVIVAYTQLRLARPLAADLRRPWERPAPPNRLTPARVRRGFRHIHAKTVSPAGVPQPTRPGPGRPPGSKNRRPAPRYDVGKTVKRELTLEAHLAKQTAAG from the coding sequence ATGAGTCTGCCCCTCGTTCCGTCCGCTGGTGACGCGTTGGGCCTGTTGTCCCGCTTTCGAGTTGAGTTCTACGACTGCTTGTACGCCCGTGCGGACTCGCTCTTCGAGCTCACCGACGCAGTGCTGTGCGTGGACAGTCCGGTGAAGACCCTGGTCGAGCTCAGCCTGGCGGTCGAGCACCGGCGCGGGCACGGCGCGTTGTACGCCGCGCTGGACCGGGGCTGGCTGGAGCCGACACGGCTGCGCCGCACCCTCGCGAACCTGCCGCTGCCGAGGGCGGCCGACGGGCGGATCGTGCTGGCTGTGGACGTGTCCAACTGGCTGCGGCCCGACGCCCCCACCAGCAGCGATCGGCTGTTCTGCCACTGCTACGGCCGGGGCGGCCGGGCCAGTGACCAGTTCGTGCCGGGCTGGCCCTACTCCTTCGTCGCAGCGGTGGAGCGCGGGCGGACCTCCTGGGTCGCCCTGCTGGACGCAGTGCGCCTGGGGCCTGCCGACGACGCCACCGCCGTCACTGCCACCCAACTACGCGACGTTGTCGAGCGGTTGATTGCCGCTGGCCACTGGAAGGAGACCGAAGGGGACATCTTGATCGTCATGGACGCCGGCTACGACGGCGCACGCCTGGCCCACGTGCTGGCGGATCTGCCGGTGGAGATCGTGGTGCGGCTGCGCTCGGACCGCGTCATGCTTCGCGATCCGGGCCCGCCCCGCTCCACCGCCCGCGGCGGGCGTCCGCGCCGCCACGGCGGCGTGCTCACCTTCGCCCGCCCCGAGACCTGGCACACTCCCGATGCCACCAGCCGGACCGAGACCACCCGCTACGGCAAGGCCGAGGCGCTGGCGTGGGATCACATGCACCCCCGGCTGCAGCGTCGCGGACCATGGTTGGAGTACACCGACGCCGAACTCCCCGTGCTGCACGGCACGTTGATCCGACTGCAGGTCGAGCGCCTGCCCGGTGAACGAGAGGCCAAGCCGCTGTGGCTGTGGTCCTCGGCAGCCGCCCTGACCAGCGCGGAGATGGATGTGCGGTGGCAGGCGTTCTTGCGCAGATTCGATCTTGAACACACCTTCCGCTTCCTGAAACAGACCTTGGGCTGGACCGCACCCAAGATCCGACACCCCGACGGCGCAGACCTGTGGACCTGGCTGGTCATCGTCGCCTACACCCAGCTCCGCCTGGCCCGCCCCCTCGCAGCCGACCTACGACGCCCCTGGGAGCGGCCGGCGCCGCCGAACAGGCTCACGCCAGCCCGGGTCCGACGCGGGTTCCGCCACATCCACGCGAAGACCGTCTCTCCGGCGGGTGTGCCGCAACCGACACGCCCCGGCCCGGGGCGCCCGCCGGGCTCAAAGAACCGCAGGCCAGCACCCCGCTACGACGTCGGGAAGACCGTAAAACGCGAACTCACGCTCGAGGCTCATCTCGCGAAACAAACGGCCGCCGGTTAA
- a CDS encoding PTS transporter subunit EIIC yields MTTVQATPGPSPWQSLYSGMQKMGRSLQLPVAVLPAAGIMNRLGQDDVFGKTGLGWNNVAKVFAAAGGALLNASLGLPLLFCIGVAIGMAKKADGSTALAAVVGFLVYYSILQQFPAQCPGRSEFTNGVCADFAAKTSTIAPYQNPGVLGGILMGLLTAFLWQRYHRVKLVDWLGFFNGRRLVPIIMSGVGLVLGVLFINLWPPIGTGLNSFSDWLTKLGWLGSGMFGVANRLLLPIGMHQLINTYVWFQYGTWHYQGQTYQGDIPRFLHHDPSAGIFMTGFFPIMMFALPAAALAMAHCANPHRRKEVMGMMISLGLTSMITGVTEPIEFSFAYIAPALYGIHALLTGCSMAITWALGVHDGFSFSAGLLDYAINFNLATKPLIIIPVGVVFAFVYYALFRFVITKFDLKTPGREPEAEDTEVGVTKD; encoded by the coding sequence ATGACGACGGTGCAGGCCACTCCGGGCCCATCGCCCTGGCAGTCGCTCTACAGCGGCATGCAGAAGATGGGGCGGAGCCTGCAGCTCCCCGTCGCGGTCCTGCCGGCCGCCGGCATCATGAACCGGCTCGGCCAGGACGACGTCTTCGGCAAGACCGGACTCGGCTGGAACAACGTCGCCAAGGTGTTCGCCGCCGCCGGCGGAGCACTGCTCAACGCCTCACTCGGCCTCCCCCTGCTCTTCTGCATCGGGGTCGCCATCGGCATGGCGAAGAAGGCCGACGGCTCGACCGCGCTCGCCGCCGTCGTCGGCTTCCTGGTGTACTACTCGATCCTGCAGCAGTTCCCGGCCCAGTGCCCCGGAAGGTCCGAGTTCACCAACGGAGTCTGCGCCGACTTCGCGGCGAAGACGTCGACGATCGCCCCCTACCAGAACCCCGGCGTCCTCGGCGGCATCCTGATGGGCCTGCTGACCGCCTTCCTGTGGCAGCGCTACCACCGCGTCAAACTGGTGGACTGGCTCGGCTTCTTCAACGGCCGCCGCCTGGTCCCCATCATCATGTCGGGCGTCGGCCTCGTCCTCGGCGTCCTCTTCATCAACCTCTGGCCGCCGATCGGCACCGGCCTGAACAGCTTCAGCGACTGGCTGACCAAGCTGGGCTGGCTCGGCTCCGGGATGTTCGGTGTCGCCAACCGTCTGCTGCTGCCCATCGGCATGCACCAGCTGATCAACACCTACGTCTGGTTCCAGTACGGCACCTGGCACTACCAGGGCCAGACCTACCAGGGGGACATCCCGCGCTTTCTGCACCACGACCCCAGCGCCGGCATCTTCATGACCGGCTTCTTCCCCATCATGATGTTCGCGCTGCCCGCCGCGGCGCTGGCGATGGCCCACTGCGCCAATCCGCACCGCCGCAAGGAGGTGATGGGCATGATGATCTCGCTCGGCCTGACCTCGATGATCACCGGCGTCACCGAACCGATCGAGTTCTCCTTCGCCTACATCGCCCCCGCGCTCTACGGCATCCACGCACTGCTGACCGGCTGCTCCATGGCGATCACCTGGGCTCTCGGCGTCCACGACGGCTTCAGCTTCTCGGCGGGCCTGCTCGACTACGCGATCAACTTCAACCTGGCGACCAAACCGCTCATCATCATTCCGGTCGGAGTCGTGTTCGCGTTCGTCTACTACGCGCTCTTCCGATTCGTCATCACGAAGTTCGACCTCAAGACGCCCGGCCGAGAGCCGGAGGCGGAGGACACCGAGGTGGGCGTCACGAAGGACTGA
- a CDS encoding HNH endonuclease signature motif containing protein has product MRSASPASACDRRSAHSEEPDVCVGCGTSPSWHGRELSLEVDHINGDWSDNRRENLRILCPNCHATTDTYCGRNKGRKDSGRARDAAPPRPVNPGDEQPRS; this is encoded by the coding sequence ATGCGAAGCGCGTCCCCGGCAAGCGCCTGCGACAGGCGCTCTGCGCACTCGGAAGAGCCCGATGTCTGCGTGGGCTGCGGCACGAGCCCGAGCTGGCACGGCAGGGAGCTGAGCCTCGAGGTCGACCACATCAACGGCGACTGGTCCGACAACCGCCGCGAGAACTTGCGCATCCTCTGTCCGAACTGCCATGCCACCACCGACACATACTGTGGTCGGAACAAGGGGCGGAAAGACAGCGGCCGGGCGCGGGACGCCGCGCCACCGCGGCCCGTCAACCCTGGCGACGAGCAGCCACGCTCTTGA
- a CDS encoding glycosyl hydrolase family 18 protein produces MHQRALPVSTTPERRMKRSTALAAATALVAGSLALAAGITGADAASTNILTNGDFEAGTLSGWSCSTLDTVVSTPVHGGSHALQGAASAGDDAQCTQTVSVLPNTTYTLAGYVQGNYVYIGATGTGVTASNWTPGASSYTQLSTTFTTGASTTSVQVYTHGWYGQGTYYADDVTLTGPAGASSSPSASASSTSASPSASASASSSPSASASSSPSQSASASPSQSASASASASPSATSTSGGGTAPGGDGKVSTPTGITAKVTNNAVTLSWAASTDGSQTGDVPGYYVYNGANLVATSMGTSVTVSSLLPNTAYTFTVQGYDKDGHSSAQSAPVSATTGAMPSGAMKSAYFDQWSIYGNAYYPKNVGTSGAAGNMKVITYAFENIDPTNLTCFETVKASDSTNESDPNAGDGAGDAFADYQKSYTGDISVDGSSDSWSQPIKGNFNQLRELKAKYPNLRINLSIGGWTYSKYFSDVAATDASRKKFVSSCLDMFIKGNLPTNISGDASGGAGSAAGLFDGIDIDWEYPASTGGHTGNHTSAADTANYTALLGEFRSELDAYGATVGKHYLLTAALPSGQDKISLIQPAAISQYLDYGDLMTYDMHGAWDSTGPTNFQDPLHDTASDPSKAIAPGTAKYNIDETIKDYTTGDSSYGITGGFPANKLVLGVPFYFRGWTGVPAGSNYGLYQSATGGSPAQTYTQQAGIADWKELVAKGLTTGSTVHWDPTTQSSWIYDGSNFFTGDTPQAITARGQYATTKGLGGIFAFSFEGDDSSGSLINTMNSSMQ; encoded by the coding sequence ATGCACCAGCGTGCCCTGCCCGTCTCGACGACGCCGGAGCGGAGGATGAAGCGCAGCACCGCCCTGGCCGCCGCCACGGCGCTGGTCGCCGGATCCCTCGCGCTCGCCGCCGGCATCACTGGGGCCGACGCGGCCTCCACCAACATTCTGACGAACGGCGACTTCGAGGCCGGGACGCTCAGCGGCTGGTCCTGTTCGACCCTCGACACGGTGGTCTCGACCCCGGTCCACGGCGGCAGCCACGCCCTCCAGGGGGCCGCCAGCGCCGGTGACGACGCCCAGTGCACGCAGACGGTCTCGGTGCTGCCGAACACCACCTACACGCTGGCCGGCTACGTCCAGGGCAACTACGTCTACATCGGCGCGACCGGCACCGGCGTCACCGCCAGCAACTGGACCCCGGGCGCGAGCAGCTACACCCAGCTGTCGACGACCTTCACCACCGGCGCGTCCACCACCTCCGTGCAGGTCTACACGCACGGCTGGTACGGCCAGGGCACCTACTACGCCGACGACGTCACGCTGACCGGCCCGGCGGGCGCGAGCTCCAGCCCGTCCGCGAGCGCGTCCTCGACCAGCGCCAGCCCGAGCGCCTCCGCCTCGGCGAGCAGCAGCCCCTCGGCCTCGGCGTCGTCCTCCCCGTCCCAGTCCGCGTCGGCGAGCCCGAGCCAGAGCGCCAGCGCGTCCGCGTCCGCCAGCCCCTCGGCGACGTCGACCAGCGGCGGCGGCACGGCCCCCGGTGGCGACGGCAAGGTCTCCACCCCGACCGGGATCACGGCCAAGGTCACCAACAACGCGGTCACCCTGTCCTGGGCGGCCTCCACCGACGGCTCGCAGACGGGCGACGTGCCCGGCTACTACGTCTACAACGGCGCCAACCTGGTCGCGACCTCGATGGGCACCAGTGTCACGGTCAGCTCGCTGCTGCCGAACACCGCCTACACCTTCACCGTCCAGGGCTACGACAAGGACGGCCACTCCTCCGCCCAGTCGGCCCCGGTCTCGGCGACCACCGGCGCGATGCCGTCCGGTGCGATGAAGTCGGCCTACTTCGACCAGTGGTCGATCTACGGCAACGCGTACTACCCGAAGAACGTGGGCACCTCCGGCGCGGCCGGGAACATGAAGGTGATCACCTACGCCTTCGAGAACATCGACCCGACCAACCTCACCTGCTTCGAGACCGTCAAGGCCTCGGACTCCACCAACGAGTCCGACCCGAACGCCGGTGACGGTGCGGGCGACGCGTTCGCCGACTACCAGAAGTCCTACACCGGCGACATCTCCGTCGACGGCTCCTCGGACAGCTGGTCGCAGCCGATCAAGGGCAACTTCAACCAGCTTCGTGAGCTGAAGGCGAAGTACCCGAACCTGCGGATCAACCTCTCCATCGGCGGCTGGACCTACTCGAAGTACTTCTCCGACGTGGCCGCCACGGACGCGTCCCGCAAGAAGTTCGTCTCCTCCTGCCTCGACATGTTCATCAAGGGCAACCTGCCGACGAACATCTCGGGCGACGCCTCGGGCGGCGCGGGCTCCGCGGCCGGCCTCTTCGACGGCATCGACATCGACTGGGAGTACCCGGCCTCGACGGGCGGCCACACCGGCAACCACACCTCGGCCGCCGACACCGCCAACTACACCGCGCTGCTGGGCGAGTTCCGCAGCGAGCTGGACGCCTACGGCGCGACCGTCGGCAAGCACTACCTGCTGACCGCGGCGCTGCCGTCCGGCCAGGACAAGATCTCGCTGATCCAGCCCGCCGCGATCTCGCAGTACCTGGACTACGGCGACCTGATGACCTACGACATGCACGGCGCGTGGGACTCGACCGGTCCGACCAACTTCCAGGACCCGCTGCACGACACCGCGTCCGACCCGAGCAAGGCGATCGCTCCGGGCACCGCGAAGTACAACATCGACGAGACCATCAAGGACTACACCACCGGCGACTCGTCCTACGGCATCACCGGCGGCTTCCCGGCGAACAAGCTGGTGCTGGGCGTCCCGTTCTACTTCCGGGGCTGGACCGGCGTGCCGGCGGGCAGCAACTACGGCCTCTACCAGTCGGCGACCGGCGGCAGCCCGGCGCAGACCTACACCCAGCAGGCGGGCATCGCCGACTGGAAGGAGCTGGTGGCGAAGGGCCTGACCACCGGTTCCACGGTCCACTGGGACCCGACCACGCAGAGCTCCTGGATCTACGACGGTTCGAACTTCTTCACCGGCGACACCCCGCAGGCGATCACCGCGCGCGGCCAGTACGCCACCACGAAGGGCCTGGGCGGCATCTTCGCCTTCTCCTTCGAGGGTGACGACTCCTCCGGCTCGCTGATCAACACCATGAACAGCTCGATGCAGTAG
- the rph gene encoding ribonuclease PH, with product MTRIDGRSPEQLRPITIERGWSKHAEGSVLVSFGDTKVLCTASVTEGVPRWRRGSGEGWVTAEYAMLPRSTNTRSDRESVRGKIGGRTHEISRLIGRSLRGVIDLRALSENTIALDCDVLQADGGTRTAAITGAYVALVDAVRWAQEKKITRAKAEPIVGSVAAVSVGIIDGVPMTDLCYEEDVRAETDMNIVCTGDGRFVEVQGTAEGAPFDRDLLNQLLDLGQLGCAELDALQRKVLEG from the coding sequence ATGACTCGCATCGACGGCCGCAGCCCCGAACAGCTCCGTCCCATCACCATCGAACGCGGATGGAGCAAGCACGCCGAGGGTTCTGTCCTCGTCTCCTTCGGCGACACCAAGGTGCTCTGCACCGCCAGCGTCACCGAGGGCGTGCCGCGCTGGCGGCGCGGCAGCGGCGAGGGGTGGGTCACCGCCGAGTACGCGATGCTGCCCCGCTCCACCAACACCCGCAGCGACCGCGAGTCCGTCCGCGGCAAGATCGGCGGCCGGACCCACGAGATCAGCCGGCTGATCGGCCGCTCGCTGCGCGGCGTCATCGACCTGCGCGCGCTGTCGGAGAACACCATCGCGCTCGACTGCGACGTGCTCCAGGCCGACGGCGGCACCCGCACCGCGGCGATCACCGGGGCCTACGTCGCCCTGGTGGACGCGGTGCGCTGGGCCCAGGAGAAGAAGATCACCCGCGCGAAGGCCGAGCCCATCGTCGGCTCGGTGGCGGCGGTCAGCGTCGGCATCATCGACGGCGTCCCGATGACGGACCTCTGCTACGAGGAGGACGTCCGCGCCGAGACCGACATGAACATCGTCTGCACCGGCGACGGCCGCTTCGTCGAGGTCCAGGGCACCGCGGAGGGCGCGCCCTTCGACCGCGACCTGCTCAACCAGCTGCTCGACCTCGGCCAGCTCGGCTGCGCGGAGCTGGACGCGCTGCAGCGCAAGGTCCTGGAGGGCTGA
- the bcp gene encoding thioredoxin-dependent thiol peroxidase, with protein MSARLEPGDAAPAFTLPDADGKPVSLADHLGRKVIVYFYPAALTPGCTKQACDFTDNLDLLAEAGYDVIGVSPDKPEKLGKFREKEHLKVTLVADPEKEVLQAYGAFGEKTMYGKTVTGVIRSTFVVDEQGKVAHAFYNVRATGHVAKLIKDLKI; from the coding sequence ATGAGTGCCCGACTTGAGCCCGGCGACGCCGCCCCCGCCTTCACCCTGCCCGACGCCGACGGGAAGCCCGTCTCCCTGGCCGACCACCTCGGCCGCAAGGTCATCGTCTACTTCTACCCCGCCGCACTGACCCCCGGCTGCACCAAGCAGGCCTGCGACTTCACCGACAACCTCGACCTGCTGGCCGAGGCGGGCTACGACGTCATCGGCGTCTCCCCCGACAAGCCGGAGAAGCTCGGCAAGTTCCGCGAGAAGGAGCACCTCAAGGTCACCCTGGTGGCGGACCCGGAGAAGGAGGTGCTGCAGGCCTACGGGGCCTTCGGCGAGAAGACCATGTACGGCAAGACGGTGACCGGCGTGATCCGCTCCACCTTCGTCGTGGACGAGCAGGGCAAGGTCGCCCACGCGTTCTACAACGTCCGGGCGACCGGCCACGTCGCCAAGCTGATCAAGGACCTGAAGATCTGA
- the rdgB gene encoding RdgB/HAM1 family non-canonical purine NTP pyrophosphatase, whose product MRKLVLATRNAHKVGELRAILGAAGLEVDLVGADAFPEIPDVAETGVTFAENALLKAHALARGTGLPAVADDSGLCVDVLGGAPGIFSARWSGRHGDDRANLDLLLAQLSDIAAPHRAAHFACAAALALPDGTERVVEGRLRGTLRFEPVGSGGFGYDPILQPDGHTVTCAELTPDQKNAISHRGEAFRGLVPVVRELLG is encoded by the coding sequence ATGCGCAAGCTCGTACTCGCCACCCGCAACGCCCACAAGGTGGGCGAGCTGCGCGCGATCCTCGGCGCGGCCGGCCTGGAGGTCGACCTCGTCGGCGCGGACGCGTTCCCCGAGATTCCGGACGTGGCCGAGACCGGGGTGACCTTCGCGGAGAACGCCCTGCTCAAGGCGCACGCGCTGGCGCGCGGCACGGGGCTGCCCGCGGTCGCGGACGACTCCGGCCTCTGCGTCGACGTGCTCGGCGGCGCCCCGGGCATCTTCTCCGCCCGCTGGTCAGGCCGCCACGGTGACGACCGGGCCAACCTGGACCTGCTGCTCGCCCAGCTCTCCGACATCGCCGCCCCCCACCGCGCCGCGCACTTCGCCTGCGCGGCGGCTCTGGCCCTCCCGGACGGCACCGAACGAGTCGTCGAGGGCCGCCTGCGCGGCACCCTCCGCTTCGAGCCGGTCGGCTCCGGCGGCTTCGGCTACGACCCGATCCTCCAGCCGGACGGCCACACCGTCACCTGCGCGGAACTGACACCGGACCAGAAGAACGCCATCAGCCACCGCGGCGAGGCGTTCCGCGGACTGGTTCCGGTGGTGCGGGAGCTGCTGGGCTGA
- a CDS encoding GroES family chaperonin, translated as MLHDRVLVRTEGPEGDRRSTGGILIPATAELSKRCAWAEAVAVGQNVRSIEPGDRVLYDPEDRAEVEVRGMIYVLLRERDIHAVASERVSDADGTSTGLYL; from the coding sequence ATGCTCCACGACCGGGTCCTGGTGCGCACCGAGGGCCCGGAGGGCGACCGCCGCTCGACCGGCGGCATCCTCATCCCGGCCACGGCGGAGCTCTCCAAGAGATGCGCGTGGGCCGAGGCCGTGGCTGTCGGGCAGAACGTGCGCAGCATCGAGCCGGGGGACCGGGTCCTGTACGACCCGGAGGACCGCGCGGAGGTCGAGGTCCGCGGCATGATCTACGTCCTGCTGCGCGAACGCGACATCCACGCGGTCGCCTCCGAACGGGTGAGCGACGCGGACGGCACCAGCACGGGGCTCTACCTGTAA
- a CDS encoding carbohydrate binding domain-containing protein, whose product MEDRNPARVKALLAVCTAGLLGVGGLALAGGAAEAANAQLLVNGGFESGSLSSWSCSADDKVVSSPVAAGSYALSGTPAGQDYAQCSQTVAVLPNSSYTLSGQVQGNYVYLGDTGTGTTDTSNWTPGATSWSSLSTTFTTGANTTSVTVWVHGWYGQGTFGADSLTLTGPAPGGGSPSPSASASASASPSSSPSQSASPSPSASASSSPSPSSTVTPPADTGFHHPVYFMPLDNSPQSVSDIIAGSGENQFNLAFVLDSGGCTPAWGGNASTPVSSDTAVLGMVNAARAAGGDVAISFGGYNGTELGSSCGSSSALAAAYQQVINKYNLKRIDLDWENTALDSNMTVRWGAIKQLEAANPNLLVTLTIPATTVGLPLTGRDEIQQAINNGARIDRVNLMDFDFGLNSGTMTAAAETVAADTVQQLQTLYGWSAATAWSHLSVQLMNGHTDQPSELYTQQTFTDLLGYVQANHAAAFSYWDVNRDRACDPSVVHNWADGACSSVTQNPYDFTKILTQYNG is encoded by the coding sequence ATGGAAGACAGGAACCCCGCACGGGTGAAGGCACTGCTCGCGGTGTGTACCGCAGGGCTGTTGGGGGTCGGCGGGCTGGCGCTCGCCGGAGGCGCCGCCGAGGCGGCCAACGCGCAGTTGCTGGTGAACGGGGGCTTCGAGTCCGGCTCGCTGAGCAGCTGGAGCTGTTCCGCCGACGACAAGGTCGTGAGCAGCCCCGTCGCCGCAGGCTCGTACGCACTGTCGGGGACGCCCGCCGGCCAGGACTACGCGCAGTGCTCGCAGACGGTCGCCGTGCTGCCGAACTCCAGCTACACCCTCTCCGGCCAGGTCCAGGGCAACTACGTCTACCTCGGCGACACCGGCACCGGTACCACCGACACCTCCAACTGGACCCCCGGCGCCACCAGTTGGTCCTCCCTCTCGACGACGTTCACCACCGGCGCCAACACCACCTCGGTCACCGTCTGGGTCCACGGCTGGTACGGCCAGGGCACCTTCGGCGCGGATAGCCTGACGCTGACCGGCCCCGCGCCCGGCGGCGGGTCGCCGTCCCCGAGTGCCAGCGCCAGTGCCAGCGCGAGCCCGAGCAGCAGCCCGTCCCAGAGCGCGAGCCCCAGCCCCAGTGCCAGCGCGTCCAGCAGCCCGAGCCCGAGCAGCACGGTGACGCCGCCGGCCGACACGGGCTTCCACCACCCCGTCTACTTCATGCCGTTGGACAACTCGCCGCAGTCCGTCTCGGACATCATCGCGGGCTCCGGCGAGAACCAGTTCAACCTCGCCTTCGTACTCGACTCCGGCGGCTGCACCCCCGCCTGGGGCGGGAACGCGTCCACCCCGGTGTCCTCGGACACGGCCGTGCTGGGCATGGTCAACGCCGCCCGCGCCGCCGGCGGTGACGTCGCGATCTCCTTCGGCGGCTACAACGGCACCGAGCTCGGCTCGTCCTGCGGCAGCAGCTCCGCGCTGGCCGCCGCGTACCAGCAGGTCATCAACAAGTACAACCTCAAGCGGATCGACCTCGACTGGGAGAACACCGCTCTCGACTCCAACATGACCGTCCGCTGGGGCGCGATCAAGCAGCTGGAGGCGGCCAACCCGAACCTGCTGGTCACCCTCACCATCCCGGCCACCACCGTGGGCCTGCCGCTGACCGGCCGCGACGAGATCCAGCAGGCGATCAACAACGGCGCCAGGATCGACCGGGTCAACCTGATGGACTTCGACTTCGGCCTCAACAGCGGCACCATGACCGCCGCCGCCGAGACCGTCGCCGCCGACACCGTCCAGCAGCTGCAGACGCTCTACGGCTGGTCCGCCGCGACCGCCTGGTCGCACCTCTCGGTGCAGCTGATGAACGGTCACACCGACCAGCCCAGCGAGTTGTACACCCAGCAGACCTTCACCGACCTGCTCGGCTACGTCCAGGCCAACCACGCCGCGGCCTTCTCCTACTGGGACGTCAACCGCGACCGCGCCTGCGACCCGAGCGTCGTCCACAACTGGGCCGACGGGGCCTGCTCCAGCGTGACCCAGAACCCCTACGACTTCACGAAGATCCTCACCCAGTACAACGGCTGA
- a CDS encoding DUF3618 domain-containing protein, whose amino-acid sequence MGEVSTRDESRDRRSAAQIEADIVRTRAQLAATLDELAVAVHPSTLVGQAKAQAKAGVDRTVGKAFVAVNRGVEQVRVQFVNEKGRPRPERIVPVAAVAGAVVVGLVLLRRRK is encoded by the coding sequence GTGGGCGAGGTCAGCACCAGGGACGAGAGCCGGGACAGGCGCAGCGCGGCCCAGATCGAGGCGGACATCGTCCGCACCCGCGCCCAGCTGGCGGCGACGCTCGACGAGCTGGCCGTCGCGGTGCACCCCTCGACGCTGGTCGGTCAGGCGAAGGCGCAGGCCAAGGCGGGTGTCGACCGCACGGTCGGCAAGGCCTTCGTGGCGGTGAACCGCGGCGTCGAGCAGGTCAGGGTCCAGTTCGTGAACGAGAAGGGCAGGCCGCGCCCGGAGCGGATCGTGCCGGTGGCGGCGGTCGCCGGCGCGGTGGTGGTCGGCCTGGTCCTGCTGCGGCGGCGGAAGTAG